A window of the Carassius gibelio isolate Cgi1373 ecotype wild population from Czech Republic chromosome B16, carGib1.2-hapl.c, whole genome shotgun sequence genome harbors these coding sequences:
- the LOC127975484 gene encoding G protein-activated inward rectifier potassium channel 4-like codes for MSSFKGQDVEKQGIKLPRKWIDSNDKIPTDRTMVVGGRDTNDPPGSHSRKRRQRYVEKDGKCNVHHGNVRETYRYLTDIFTTLVDLKWRFNLLVFTLVYTTTWVFFGFIWWLIAYIRGDLDHTDDNEWTPCVYNLNGFVSAFLFSIETETTIGYGYRVITDKCPEGIILLLVQAILGSIVNAFMVGCMFVKISQPKKRAETLMFSNTAVISIRDSKLCLMFRVGDLRNSHIVEASIRAKLIRSKQTKEGEFIPLNQTDINMGFDTGDDRLFLVSPLIICHEINNNSPFWDISQEQLAREEFEIVVILEGMVEATGMTCQARSSYLNSEVLWGERFTPVLSLEEGFYEVDYDTFHHTYPTPTPSCSALELAELAKKGEAIPLPPISPPANMGEPQRPEERPEEETKAEEEEAEDTVSNGDLNRMECVQE; via the exons ATGAGTAGTTTTAAGGGCCAGGATGTGGAAAAACAAGGCATCAAGCTGCCAAGAAAATGGATTGATTCCAATGATAAA ATCCCCACAGACCGTACGATGGTTGTGGGAGGAAGAGACACTAACGATCCCCCAGGAAGTCATTCGAGAAAACGGCGTCAGCGCTATGTGGAAAAGGACGGCAAGTGCAATGTCCACCATGGAAACGTGCGCGAAACCTACCGTTACCTGACGGACATCTTCACCACACTCGTGGACTTAAAGTGGCGCTTCAATCTGCTGGTCTTCACACTGGTCTACACCACCACCTGGGTGTTTTTTGGCTTCATTTGGTGGCTCATTGCCTACATCCGTGGAGACCTGGACCACACTGATGACAACGAGTGGACACCATGTGTCTATAACCTCAATGGCTTTGTCTCAGCCTTCCTTTTTTCCATCGAGACCGAGACCACCATTGGTTATGGCTACCGTGTCATAACGGACAAATGCCCCGAGGGCATCATCTTGCTTCTGGTGCAGGCCATCTTGGGCTCCATCGTCAATGCCTTCATGGTGGGCTGCATGTTTGTGAAAATCTCACAACCAAAGAAACGTGCCGAAACGCTCATGTTTTCTAACACAGCTGTGATATCCATCCGGGACAGCAAGTTGTGTTTGATGTTCCGCGTTGGTGACTTGCGTAACTCGCACATTGTGGAGGCCTCCATCAGGGCAAAGCTCATCCGCTCTAAGCAGACCAAGGAAGGAGAGTTTATCCCCCTAAACCAGACGGACATCAACATGGGCTTTGACACAGGGGACGATCGGCTGTTCCTGGTGTCACCGCTGATCATTTGCCATGAGATCAACAATAACAGCCCCTTCTGGGACATCTCTCAGGAGCAACTGGCGCGAGAAGAGTTTGAAATAGTGGTCATTCTTGAAGGAATGGTGGAGGCTACAG GAATGACATGTCAAGCCCGCAGCTCATACCTGAACTCAGAGGTGCTTTGGGGAGAACGTTTCACCCCTGTGCTGTCGCTGGAGGAGGGATTTTACGAGGTGGATTATGACACTTTCCACCACACCTACCCCACTCCAACCCCTTCCTGTTCTGCTCTGGAGCTTGCAGAACTGGCAAAGAAAGGGGAAGCTATCCCTTTGCCCCCTATTTCTCCTCCAGCAAACATGGGAGAGCCCCAAAGACCAGAGGAGAGGCCTGAGGAGGAGACCaaggcagaagaagaagaagcagaagataCTGTTAGCAATGGTGATTTGAACAGAATGGAGTGTGTGCAAGAATGA